The Lewinella sp. 4G2 nucleotide sequence GTTGCCCGCCGTTCACCGCCCGCCGGATAGTCTAGCAGTATTACCCCCCGCACCTAGACTATGAGCGCGCCCAACCAACGGCCCCGGTTTATTGAGCTACCGACCACCCAAAAAGGGACGGCCGGGGAAAGGATAGCCGCCCGTTGGTTTATTGATCGGGGATACCTACCGTACGGCCCTGCATTTACCGGAGCGCACCCCGTCGATAACGTACTACTAAGTCCGTTCACCGGCAGAGTAACAGCGGTTGAGGTCAAGACATACCCCCGCCGGTACGCATCCGCCGAAAATGGAATAGACGCCGCCGACCTGACCAGCTACACCGAATTTGCAGAATGGTATAAACTGCCCGTCTATATCGTTTGGATTGACCAGTACGAACGCCGCGCCTACGGTGCGCTACTAAGAGACCTAGCCCCCCACGCCCGCCCGGACGGGGATAAGGTTTACTTTAGCTTGCAGCTAATGCAAGTAATTTTCAAACTGACCCTACAACAAGTTAGCCAGTTGCCCCCGTTACCGCACCCCAACGCCTACGCCCGCGCCCGTAGGTTCTTTACTGATGACGAAGGCCACCCCGCGCCGACCACCTAGTCCCATATGTAGCCCCCTGCGGCCCTTATCCACCTTCACCCGTGCAACCGTGCCGGGTGCGGGCTTAAAGTCGTTTGAGCGTAGCCGTAGGGGTTTGATTATTCAAAGTTTATCAAAGCGCCGCCGCCGTCTATTACTACAAGTTCACCCCTTACCAGTATGCAGGGTCAGTTTGCACGTTCACCCGTAAAGCGATGACCAGCGCCGCCGCAGATCCTGACGCACCCGGACTTTGGTTAAGCCTCAAAACCTAAGAAAACCTAAGGTAGCCAGCCCGCCCCCAACGCCCGCGCGCGCCGTATCTTACAGTATGCCTAACCTACCCAAACCCAAACGCCCCGCCTACCTACCCGCCCCCGCCCCCCGCAAGCGTAGCCCGGCGCAAATGGAGGCCGCCAAGTTCTACAACTGCCAACGGTGGCGAAGTACTACAAAGCGATACCGCGCCGCCAATCCTTTGTGTGAGGCTTGCGCGCACGTTGACGAACTGGAACCGGCCGCAGTAACGGACCACGTGGTACCTATAAGCGCCGGAGGCAGTCCGTACGAAGTGGACAACTTTATGCCCCTTTGCCACCGTCACCACAACCGTAAGCGAGCGTACGAACTACGGGGCTACGTAACGTCAACCGTGCAAGGTTTGGACGGCCTACTACCTGCGGACCGCGCCGCCGTGCTGGATAAGTTGGAGCCGCGCCGCAGCTGACCGCCCGCCAAACTTCATTTGGAAATCAAATGATTCTAGCCCCGCCGCAGCCGTAACCGCTAAGGAGTGAAAGCCCGGCGAATAGTCTTTTTCTGCAAGATGACCCCGCGCCGGGTACCTCCCCCATGCCCCCTTTGGTTCTTTGCCGAAGTACGTTTCAAACTTCGCAGCCCTAACCGCGTGAATAACAACGGAAATTTTGAAGCGAAAAAAGTTGGAGCTACTCTTGGGAAAAGATTACAGAAATTACAGCAGCCTTTAAAAGCAAGTTGACGAAATCGACCACGCTTTAAAAAGGAAAGTTGGGGCGCTGTTAAGACCTGCGGACAAAGCAAGTTTGTATTACTAACTGCTATTGTTTCCACAGCCATAAAAGGACCGGAGGCTATCCCCGATGTTAAGAAATGTTAATGTATGGCGGGGCCGCGTTTGGTTGTTTTGGGAGCAATGAAAGGACCGGAGGCCACCCGTGGCGGTGGTTGTTTTCAAACCTTTGGGGCGAACAATGAACTACAGAAAACTACATATAAAAAAGGCACCGGCTAAAGCTCGATTTGCCACCGCCGCCGCAGCCGGTTAAGTAGTACGCTATCCTGCGGGGGGTAGCTGCGGGGCTAGTTCATCCATTAGCGCGCGCAAGCTGTCTAAGGTCCGTTCACGTTCGGTTAGGTTCATCCGCCCCGTTTGCCAATCGTCCACCGTGGCTTTGGCTAGGTAGTCTAACCGGATGACCGCAGCGCGCACCGTATCGGTTGAGGGGTCATAATAGGGCGAAGGTTCAAAGCCGCCCGCCGTAGCGTTTGGTGCCAAGTTTTGACCACTACCGGAGCAACTGACCAGCGCCGCCGCAATCGATGCCATTAGTATTAGTCTAGTAGCCATAGTTGGGAATGATGACAAAGCCCGTGCCGGGGCCGGTTTTACGCTCAAAATGCAGAGTTCGCCCCCAATTACGCCCCCAATCTGAAAAGCGAAGCCCCTAACTAGTTGATAGTTAAGGGCTTACGCTAAACAAGTGGTCGGGATGACAGGATTCGAACCTGCGGCCCCACGCCCCCCAGGCGTGTGCGCTACCGGGCTGCGCCACATCCCGATTGGATGTAATTTGATCTACGCCGAAGCACAGATCGTGGGGGAGGGGAGGTGGTCGATACTGGGCTCGAACCAGTGACCTCTGCAATGTCAATGCAACGCTCTAAACCAACTGAGCTAATCGACCAAAAGGCGCTTTTTGTACCCTGAAATGTCCCCCGCATTCGGGAAAGTTGCTTCGGGGGGAAAGAAGGTTTCATCATCATCCTTCCTAAGCGGCTGCAAATATACACCGGGGCCGTAAACTGAAAAACAATCCGGTAGATTTTCCGGAAAGATTTGCTACGGCCAGTCGTAGGCCTCATGTACTTGATCAGTGTAGGCTACTCGCTTAGGATGAACTTAATTTTAGGCTTGTGCCGTTGGCGTAAAACTCATGGGCGGGAACTGAGGGCCGTTATCGTTGCCACCCTTTTTGGAGGATATGCTTCCGAACTGCGCTTCGTACTTCTTGATGTTGTCCGCAAGCGCGGAGACTAAGCGTTTAGCGTGTTCCGGCGTCAAGATCACCCGGCTCTTCACCTTGGCCTTGGGGGCGTTGGGTACGATGCGGACGAAGTCGACCACGAATTCACTGTTACTGTGCGCAATGATGGCCAGGTTGCTGTACACGCCTTCGGCAATGTCCTCGGGCAGTTCAATGTTGAGTTGGTTCTGGGGCTGAGCTGGTTTCTTCTCGTCGGCCATGTTGGCTATATTTTATTGATGGTAGATGTTAAAGCAGAACGCTACTTTTTTGGTGCGGCTTTCTTCTTTGCGGGGGCCTTCTTTTTGGGAGCCGCCTTCTTCTTGGTCTTGAAAGCCGTTGGCATTTCCGCAGTGATCAATTTCTTGATCTTCTCCAGCGGCAGCTCAGCGGCTTCTTCGCGCGTCATCCGTTCCCCTTTCTTATTCTTGGGAATCTTGATGCTCTTCTTTTTAAAGCGGATGAATGGCCCCCAGCGCCCTTGCTCCACGTCGATTTTCTCTTCGGGGAAGCGCTGGATGTAGCGGTTGGCCTCCTTCTCAATCTTGGCCTGGATCAGTTCGACCATGTCGTCCTTACTCAGGTTGTCCGGATTGTAACGTTTGGGGATGTTGATGAACATGCCATTCCACTTCAGGAAGGGGCCGAAACGGCCGGAACCCCGCTGTACGGGAAGTTCCTGGAAGGTCATCACCGGAGCGTCCGCTTTCTTTTTAGCTGCGACCAATTCCTTGGCGCGGTTAAGGTCGACGCTATGCGGGTCTTCCCCTTTTTCGAGGCTGACGAAGGTCTCGCCCCAACGGACGTACGGTCCGTAACGGCCAATCCCAACGGCGGTTTCCTGGCCGTCGATCTCACCCAGCACTTTGGGCAGGGTGAAGAGCGGCAGCGCCGTTTCCAGGTCGATCTGCTCCATGCTCATTCCCAGGGGGAGGTTGGCGTAGCGCGGCTTTTCGTCGGGCAATAACTCATCGGGTGAACCCAGTTGGATAACGGGGCCATTTCGGCTGAGACGTACTAATACGGTCCGGCCCGTTTCGGGGTGCTGGCCCAATATGCGTTCTCCGGATACGCGTTCGGCGTTCTCCGTCGTGTCCTCCACCTTTTCGTGGAAGGGGTGGTAGAAATCGGAGAGCATCTGCGTCCAGGTCACGCGGCCTTCGGCGATGCGGTCAAACTTCTCCTCCACCTCGGCGGTAAAGTCGTAGTTCATCACTTCCTCGAAGTTTTGGTCGAGGAAATCCGAGATGGCCATCCCCATGTCGGAGGCGAAGAGGCGGTTCTTGACCGCGCCCGTCATTTCCGTCTTGGTCTCGGAGCTGACGGTACCATTCTTCAGGGTCATCACCTCGTACTTGCGCTCGGTACCCTCCCGGGTTTCGCTGGTGACGTACCCGCGCTTGGGGTCCATGATCTTACTTACCGTCGGAGCGTAGGTGGAAGGGCGGCCAATGCCTAACTCCTCCAACTTCTTGATGAGGCTAGCCTGGGTGTAACGGCTCGGCGGGCGCGTAAAGCGCTGGGTCGCCGTCATCTCCGCCAACGGTAGTGGTTGGCCGACGGAAAGGGGAGGGAGGATGCCGGAGTCGTCCTTATCATCATCGTCGTCGTCCTGCCCCTCCAGGTAAACCTTGAGGAAGCCGTCAAACTTGAGGACTTCACCCTGCGCCTTCAGCTTGGCGTCGGGAACGGTGGAAACGCCAATCTCAACGGTAGTTTTCTCCAACTGCGCGTCCGACATCTGGCTGGCGATGGTGCGCTTCCAGATGAGTTCATAGAGGCGTTGTTCGTAACGGTCGCCCACGTTCACGGTGTGGCGATCGATGTAAGTGGGGCGAATGGCTTCGTGGGCCTCTTGCGCGTCCTTCTTTTTACTCTTGTGGCGTCGCGGCTGGCTGTAGTTATTGCCGAAGGCGGACTTGATCTCCTTTTCAATGGCGGTCATTGCCGTTTCTGAAAGGCTGATACTATCGGTACGCATGTAGGTAATGAGACCGGCTTCGTACAGGCGCTGAGCGGCCCGCATCGTGTTCTCCGGGTTCATGTAGAGCTTCCGGCTGGCCTCCTGTTGGAGGGTGGACGTCGTAAACGGCGCGGCGGGGCGACGTTTGGTGGGCTTGACGTCAATGTTCTTGATGGAAAAGTCCGCTCCGGCGCACTGGCTGAGGAATTTCTCGGCTCCCTCCCGGTCATTGTAACGGGTAGGGCTTTCGGCCTTGAGTTTTACCGTGCGGCCCTGCTCGTTGCGGACGTCGAAGATGGCGTTGACGCGGAAGAAAGGTTCGGCCGTGAAGTCCATGATCTCCCGCTCCCGCTCGACGACGAGTTTTACGGTGACGGACTGCACGCGGCCGGCGCTCAGACCAAATTTTACCTTCTTCCAGAGTACGCCCGAGAGTTCGTAACCCACGAGGCGGTCCAGAATTCGCCGCGCCTGCTGGGCGTTGACGAGGTTGATGTCCACCAATCGGGGATTACTGATCGCGGCCTTGATGGCGGGAGGGGTGATCTCCCGGAATACGATTCGTTTCGTGGTGTCCACCGGTAGTTTTAGGACTTCGCAAAGGTGCCAGGAAATGGCTTCCCCTTCGCGGTCTTCATCCGTCGCGAGCCAAACGGTATCAGCCTTGTTCATGGCTGTTTTAAGCTTCTGGACTTGCTTGCGCTTATCCGGGGAGACGACGTATTTAGGCTTGAATCCGCGGGCAATGTCCACGGCGCCATCTCCCTTATCCAGATCGCGAATGTGGCCGAAGGAACTCTGTACGGTGAAGTCCTTACCCAGTATTTTTTCAATCGTTTTTGCTTTCGCCGGGGACTCGACGATCAGTAAGTTTTTTGCCATGAGATGATGTGTGGGATCTAGAAATAAGGTCGGTAAATGGGGGCGTTTTTGTTGCCGTGCTGTTCCGTTAGGGGCGGTAAGAGTACGGAATTACGCGGTAATAAGTTGTTGGATTTGTTTTTTTAGCTCCTCAACGGTGGGGGCATCGGTGAGGATTCGGTCCTCCAAATGCTGGTCCGCCAGGCTGACCGGCGTTCGGTTCGGAAGCACCCAGGCACCCATGTGGGCGAGGCAGTCGCCGAGGTGGTCCATCCCCCGTAAATTACCCGCCCGGCCGGAGGAAATGCCCACCAACGCGACGATCTTACCACTGAAGTTTTGCTTGTAATTATTCACGCTAATGCCGTCAATAAAAAGCTTTAGTACGCCGGGGTAGCTTCCATTGTATTCCGGAGAAATAAAGACCATCTTTTGAGCACCTAATATATAGGTCTCTTGTAGCGTACGCCATGCAGCGTCCATGGTGTCAGGCGAGTACATTTCCCGTTGCAAGCCAGCGAGGGATACTTCACTGAGGTCCAACAATTGTGCTCCTTCACCCGCAGCGCGCAGCGCCTCCACGTAATGCTGAGCGTACGCCAGGGTCACACTATCCTTACGGTTGGTTCCGGAAATTACGGTGATCATAGGGGGTGGTGGGTTTTGGGTGGGCAAAGGTATACCATCCTTAATTAGCGGTGAACGGTGGTGGGCCAAGTCTTTCTATAGTGATACCCTGAGTTCCCGCTAGTTGGTGGGGTCCGCCAGCAGTAATGGAGAACCACCGTGTGCGGTTGTGGGCTTTTGGCTTTTCGCTACCTTCGCACGCCAAAGTTCTACCACCAATGCTCACCACGCTTCGCTTCACTCTGTTGGCCATCCTCCTCTGCCTGGTTTCCTGCAAATCCGACCGGAAGCCTGCTAGTAAGACGACTCCCGGTGAGCGGCCCGTAGGCCTGACGGTCGTTACCTGGCGCCACCTGGCCCAGGATGCAGCCATCATCAAAGCCTTTGAAGACCGGATGCGAATCGACGTAAAAGTCGTCATCAAACCCATGCGCGAGATCATGGCGGGCGCTGCCGCAGGTGCCGGGTTGGAGGGGGACGTGGTACTGGTCCCAACGCTGGAAGACGCCGCCCGTTTGCGTGGGTTCGACGTCCTTCAACCTTTCTTCGTAAACGCCTTCACCCAGGGGGAGGTCTCCGACGCTTACGTGGATAACGAAGG carries:
- a CDS encoding HNH endonuclease — encoded protein: MPNLPKPKRPAYLPAPAPRKRSPAQMEAAKFYNCQRWRSTTKRYRAANPLCEACAHVDELEPAAVTDHVVPISAGGSPYEVDNFMPLCHRHHNRKRAYELRGYVTSTVQGLDGLLPADRAAVLDKLEPRRS
- a CDS encoding DUF3467 domain-containing protein is translated as MADEKKPAQPQNQLNIELPEDIAEGVYSNLAIIAHSNSEFVVDFVRIVPNAPKAKVKSRVILTPEHAKRLVSALADNIKKYEAQFGSISSKKGGNDNGPQFPPMSFTPTAQA
- the topA gene encoding type I DNA topoisomerase, which codes for MAKNLLIVESPAKAKTIEKILGKDFTVQSSFGHIRDLDKGDGAVDIARGFKPKYVVSPDKRKQVQKLKTAMNKADTVWLATDEDREGEAISWHLCEVLKLPVDTTKRIVFREITPPAIKAAISNPRLVDINLVNAQQARRILDRLVGYELSGVLWKKVKFGLSAGRVQSVTVKLVVEREREIMDFTAEPFFRVNAIFDVRNEQGRTVKLKAESPTRYNDREGAEKFLSQCAGADFSIKNIDVKPTKRRPAAPFTTSTLQQEASRKLYMNPENTMRAAQRLYEAGLITYMRTDSISLSETAMTAIEKEIKSAFGNNYSQPRRHKSKKKDAQEAHEAIRPTYIDRHTVNVGDRYEQRLYELIWKRTIASQMSDAQLEKTTVEIGVSTVPDAKLKAQGEVLKFDGFLKVYLEGQDDDDDDKDDSGILPPLSVGQPLPLAEMTATQRFTRPPSRYTQASLIKKLEELGIGRPSTYAPTVSKIMDPKRGYVTSETREGTERKYEVMTLKNGTVSSETKTEMTGAVKNRLFASDMGMAISDFLDQNFEEVMNYDFTAEVEEKFDRIAEGRVTWTQMLSDFYHPFHEKVEDTTENAERVSGERILGQHPETGRTVLVRLSRNGPVIQLGSPDELLPDEKPRYANLPLGMSMEQIDLETALPLFTLPKVLGEIDGQETAVGIGRYGPYVRWGETFVSLEKGEDPHSVDLNRAKELVAAKKKADAPVMTFQELPVQRGSGRFGPFLKWNGMFINIPKRYNPDNLSKDDMVELIQAKIEKEANRYIQRFPEEKIDVEQGRWGPFIRFKKKSIKIPKNKKGERMTREEAAELPLEKIKKLITAEMPTAFKTKKKAAPKKKAPAKKKAAPKK
- a CDS encoding NADPH-dependent FMN reductase, producing the protein MITVISGTNRKDSVTLAYAQHYVEALRAAGEGAQLLDLSEVSLAGLQREMYSPDTMDAAWRTLQETYILGAQKMVFISPEYNGSYPGVLKLFIDGISVNNYKQNFSGKIVALVGISSGRAGNLRGMDHLGDCLAHMGAWVLPNRTPVSLADQHLEDRILTDAPTVEELKKQIQQLITA